The Mycolicibacterium insubricum DNA segment GGCCGGGTTCCGCGGCGATGTACAGCGCGGCCCCGCCAACCTGCCCGGCGATCGAAATTGCCAACGGTTCGTTGGGGATCTCCACCCGGGGCGTCCGCGCCCCCAACAGATAGATCGGCATCACTGACTCCACTGTGTCTGGGCGGGAACGGGATGGGCCGGAACGGGATTCGCCGATTCGGCCTGCCACCCGGACAACTGCTTCTTGAGCATGCGGCTGACCCGGCGACCCTCCCCGTCGGGGCCGGCCAGCCGGGCCGCGGCCTCGGCCACCGCGCCCGGATCGACGCGGCCCGCCCACCGGGGCGCCACCGCGGCCAGTACCGGCCCGACCCCCGGCGACGGAAGCCCGGAGTCGGCGGACAGTGCGGCGGCGGCGAGCAGCGTCGCCGGGTCGATGACACCGTCGGCCAGCAGAGTGTCGACCTGCCCGATCGCCTCGGCGATCAGCGTGTCGTCGATGGGCGCGCCTGCCAGCAACCGCGGCGGCCGGGCACCGACGGTGGCGCCCAGGACCGACAGCACCAGCACCCGCCGGAGGAAGGCGCGGTTGACCGCGCCCGGGGCCAGATCGGCGACGTCGTCCCAGAACGGCACGTAGGCGGCGAAGTGGGAATCCAGGTAGTTCAGCGCCACCCAGTCGGCCGGGGACAGCGCCCACACCGCGGCGACGGCCACCGACTCGTCGCCCGGCACCGCGGCGATCACCCGGGTGGCCAGTTCGGTGGTGTCGGCGTCACCGGCGCCAGCGGCCAGCGCGCGGGCGGCGGCCCGGTCCGGGAACGGTCCGGTGGTGCCGCCGGCGGCCAGCAGTTCGGCGATGGTCCAGCCCTCGGTGCCGGCGATCGGGGTGAGCCGGTCCGGACCGGTGCCCAAGCGGCGCAGCCACCAGTAGGCGAGCTTGCGGTCGCCGGGATCGGCGGAGCCGCTCTGCACGGCGCGCACGGCGTGCAGCACGGTCGCGGTCCAGCCGGCGGCGCCCGGTTCGGCGGCCGCGGCGGCGGACACCGTCGGGCGTGGCTGGCCGTCGACCAGCCAGCTCACCAGCCGGGGGTGCAGGCCGCGCAGCGCGTTGTTGGCGGCCTCCGGGCTGCCGACCAGCCGGGCCGCCAGGGCGGCCCGCAGCTGCGGCGACACCGGGCCGGGCAGCCGGGCGATCAGGTCCGGGCCGACGTTCGGATTCGCCAGCGCCGGTGCGATATCGGAGCTCAGCAGCGGTTCGGCCAGCGCACCCAGGCCGGCCGCGGTAAGCAGGTCGGCTGCGCGCAGCAGCCGGATCGGTCCGGCGCCGCGCAGTGCGGTCAGCCGTGCCACCAGGTCGGTGCAGACGGGTTCGCCCAGGGCCTCTACGCTCAGGCCGGTCTGTGGCAGCGGTAGCGTCCCGGGCCGGTCCAGCCAGGCCGGGTCGGAGCACGCGCGGGTCAGATACACACCGGTCAGCGCGGTGGCCAGCACCCCCGTCGCCGCCGCGGCGGCACGTCCGGCCTGCTCGGTGGTGGTGCCGGCACGCCGGACGACCTCGCCCTCGACCAGGGCGACAACCTCCGGTTGCACGGCCAGTCCCGGCGGCGCCCACTCGGCGACCACCGACCGGGCCTCCGGCACGGCGTCGGCGAATTCTTCGCGAGCCAGCACCGACAGTGCCATCGGCAGCGCCGGGTGCAGTCCGGTGTCGTCCAATCGCGATGCGGCGTCGTCGATCTGGTCGAACATCACCGTCGCGTCGGTCGGGTCGATCAGGGCGACCTGCGCCATCGCCGACCACTCGGTCACCGGCACCTGCTGGCCTCGGGAGGTGCGGTGCGGCTGACCGCCCAGTGCCCCGAGGGACACCGGCTCGGATTCACCGAGCACGAAGAATCCGCGTTCGGCGCAGGCGTCGAGGTCGGATTCGGGTACCGCGATCAGGAACTCGGTGTTGCCGGCGGTCAGCTCGTCGGGCCGGTCGAAGGTCGAGAAGCTCAGTGCAGCAGCCGTTCCCGTGGACATGAACCGACTCACCAAGCCGATCCACAGCGCGGCGTGCTCGAGCGAGGAAACGCCCAGCACCACCGAGGAGTTCGAGCGCATGGCGGCCAGCACGGCGTCGAGCAGCACGCACGCGGTGCCGAGCCGCCAGACCGTGGCGTCGCAGGCGAAGTCGACGACGGCCTGGGTGCTGACCAGTGCCGTCGTCTCCGGAATCCGGTCGCCGAGTTCGGCTTCCCGGACGGCGGTCGGGCCGTAGGGGGTCAGCCAGCCCGGCGATCCCCAGCGTTCGATCGGGCGCACCGCCGAAGGCACCGGCATCCGATCCAGCAGAACGTGGGCGAAGACGTTCCCGGGGCGTCCGGTGCTGTCCGGACCGGCGGGCACGGTGTGCCAATACGCGGCACCGGCGTCGATCGGCCGGTAGCCCAGTCGCCGCGGCAGCGCCGCGATCTGCTCGGGTGTCGGGTACTGAGGAAGCGGCTCAACGGGATTGAGCGTGGTGTGCACCCCGGTCACCAGCACGTGCTGTTCGGCGGGAGTGATCGACCCGGTGGTCTGCTTCACCTGCCAGCCGCCGGCCGAGCCGGGGGTGTCGAACGAGGTGTAGGTCAGTTGGGCGAAGCGGTCGGTCATGACTGGGGCTGCCCGCCGCGCAGGCGCAATGCGTCGACGTGGGGGTCCAGCAGCGCGAACCGGCGCAATCGTTGCGGATCCAAGTCGGCGAAAAGCCGAATCCACCCCGTCAGCCCGCGCACATCGCCCCCCCATGTCTCATTGCTGCCGGCCTTTGCCAGCGTGCTCCACTGGAACGTCTTGACCGCACCGGATGCCGGGCGTCCCTCGTCGTCGAGGCGCACCATGTCGACCGGCGTTCCGTCGGTGGAACTCAACGGAATTCGATCGGGGTTGTGCACCATGACGAACGGGGGTGATCCGAACATGTCGTTCTCGGACCGGATGCGGACCGCGGCCAGCGCCGGCATGCCGGTGGCGGTGTCGGGAATGGTGCGCAGTTCGTACCACAACCGGGCCAGCCCGCCGTATTCGATGGAGGCCGGAGCGCCCTGCACCGGGCGCCCGGCGCTGTAGGCCACCGGGAGAAGGTGCAGCGAGCAGCCGGCCGGCGGCAGGTCGTTGATGAACTGCATTCCGCCACTGCGCTCGTAGTCGGCCAGCGAGATCTCGAAGCTGCGACCGGTCAGCCCGCGCGCCGGGTCGTGTCCCTTGGGGGCGATGAAGATCCGGACCGCGGCCGCGCCCTGCGGCCAGTCGAAGGTGAGCACCTGCTTGTTGCAGTACTCCACCAGCGACACGTCGGTGATCAGCCCGGTGCGCACCGACGACTCGGAGCGGCCCAGCCGCGCCCGCCCGTCGAGCACGGTCACCGGGGTGAAGTAGGCGCGATGCCACTCGTGCGGCCAGGGCACCCCGGCCATGGTGGACTTCACCGAGCCGTCCGGTTCGCGGCGCTCGGCCACCGGGTGGGTCAGCATTGCCGAGCGCGGCAGGCCGACGTGTTCGAGCGCGCTCTCCTCCAACTCGGAGTCACGCGCTCCGGCGGCCGGCGGTTCGGCGGTTCGGTACAACAACACGCGCCCGAACTCCGGTGCGGTCCATTCCAGGTCGAAGACCACGTCCTTGCGCTCGGCGTGCATGGTGACGCTCAGGTCGTCGACCGGGACCACCACCGCCGACACTCGGATGTCGGCGTCGACGTAGTCCGACAGCCGCACCTGGCCGTCGACCTCGACTTCGCAGCGCAGCTGGTAGACGTAGCGTCGGCCGCGTTCGATCTCCTGGTCGATGAAGCCGGTCAGATTCGGTGTGCCGGCCTGGATGCGGAAGGCGGCACCGGCCCGGGAGGCCAGTTCGGCGGGCATCCGGTAGATGTGCACGG contains these protein-coding regions:
- a CDS encoding GAP1-N2 domain-containing protein codes for the protein MTDRFAQLTYTSFDTPGSAGGWQVKQTTGSITPAEQHVLVTGVHTTLNPVEPLPQYPTPEQIAALPRRLGYRPIDAGAAYWHTVPAGPDSTGRPGNVFAHVLLDRMPVPSAVRPIERWGSPGWLTPYGPTAVREAELGDRIPETTALVSTQAVVDFACDATVWRLGTACVLLDAVLAAMRSNSSVVLGVSSLEHAALWIGLVSRFMSTGTAAALSFSTFDRPDELTAGNTEFLIAVPESDLDACAERGFFVLGESEPVSLGALGGQPHRTSRGQQVPVTEWSAMAQVALIDPTDATVMFDQIDDAASRLDDTGLHPALPMALSVLAREEFADAVPEARSVVAEWAPPGLAVQPEVVALVEGEVVRRAGTTTEQAGRAAAAATGVLATALTGVYLTRACSDPAWLDRPGTLPLPQTGLSVEALGEPVCTDLVARLTALRGAGPIRLLRAADLLTAAGLGALAEPLLSSDIAPALANPNVGPDLIARLPGPVSPQLRAALAARLVGSPEAANNALRGLHPRLVSWLVDGQPRPTVSAAAAAEPGAAGWTATVLHAVRAVQSGSADPGDRKLAYWWLRRLGTGPDRLTPIAGTEGWTIAELLAAGGTTGPFPDRAAARALAAGAGDADTTELATRVIAAVPGDESVAVAAVWALSPADWVALNYLDSHFAAYVPFWDDVADLAPGAVNRAFLRRVLVLSVLGATVGARPPRLLAGAPIDDTLIAEAIGQVDTLLADGVIDPATLLAAAALSADSGLPSPGVGPVLAAVAPRWAGRVDPGAVAEAAARLAGPDGEGRRVSRMLKKQLSGWQAESANPVPAHPVPAQTQWSQ